The genomic stretch GACCCGCTCCTCGATGCTGGAAGTCCTGCGTGAAGACTACATCCGCACCGCCAAGGCCAAGGGCCTGTCGCCGACACGCGTGGTGTTCGTGCACGGCCTGCGCAACGCCTTGATCCCGGTGCTGACCGTGGTCGGCCTGCAAGTGGGCACGCTGCTGGCCGGTGCGGTCTTGACCGAGACCATCTTCTCCTGGCCGGGTATCGGCAAATGGCTGATCGAAGCCATTGGCGCGCGGGACTACCCGGTCGTGCAAAACGGCATCCTGCTGATCGCCTGCCTGGTGATCCTGGTGAACTTCGTGGTGGATATCCTCTACGGCTTCGCCAACCCACGCATCCGTCACCAGCGCTGAGATCATGACCATGACCACACCTACTCCCGTGTCAGCAGTCGATCAAAGCCTGCTGTATCCGTCGCCGTACAAAGAATTCTGGCAAGCCTTCTCCAAGAACAAAGGTGCCGTTGCCGGCCTGCTGTTCATGCTGCTGATCGTGTTTTGCGCGATATTCGCCCCGTGGGTTGCCCCCCATAACCCCAGTGAGCAATACCGCGACTTCCTGCTCACCCCGCCGTCGTGGCTCGAAGGCGGACAGATGCAGTTCCTGCTGGGCACCGACGAACTGGGCCGTGACTTGCTGTCGCGCCTGATCCAGGGCTCACGCCTGTCGCTGCTGATCGGCTTGTCATCGGTGGTGATGTCGCTGATTCCGGGGATCCTGCTGGGCCTGTTCGCCGGGTTCTTCCCGCGTTTGCTCGGCCCGACCATCATGCGCCTGATGGACATCATGCTGGCCCTGCCGTCGCTGCTGCTGGCCGTGGCGATTGTCGCCATCCTCGGCCCTGGCCTGATCAACACCGTGATTGCGATTGCCATTGTGTCGCTGCCGTCCTATGTGCGCCTGACCCGTGCGGCGGTGATGGGCGAGCTGAACCGCGACTACGTGACTGCCGCGCGCCTCGCCGGTGCCGGCCTGCCGCGCCTGATGTTCGTCACCGTGCTGCCCAACTGCATGGCGCCGTTGATCGTGCAGGCCACGTTGAGCTTCTCCTCGGCGATCCTCGATGCCGCGGCCCTGGGTTTCCTCGGCCTTGGCGTCCAACCGCCGACCCCCGAGTGGGGCACCATGCTGGCCTCGGCCCGTGACTACATCGAACGCGCCTGGTGGGTAGTGAGCCTGCCTGGTTTGACCATTTTGCTCAGCGTGCTGGCAATCAACCTGATGGGCGACGGACTGCGCGATGCGCTGGACCCGAAACTCAAGAATGCCGCGTGAGGAGATTCCCATGTCACTGCTAGAAATCAAGAATCTCAATGTGCGCTTCGGCGACAAGACCGCCGTGCCCGTGGTCGATGGCCTCGACCTGTCGGTGGACAAAGGCGAAGTACTGGCCATCGTGGGCGAGTCGGGTTCGGGTAAATCCGTGACCATGATGGCGCTGATGGGCCTGATCGAGCACCCCGGCATCGTCACCGCCGACGCGCTGAACTTCGACGGCAAGGACATGCTCAAGCTGAGCAACCGTCAACGCCGCCAGATCGTCGGTAAAGACCTGGCGATGGTGTTCCAGGACCCGATGACCGCGCTGAATCCCAGCTACACCGTGGGTTTCCAGATTGAAGAAGTGCTGCGCCTGCACCTGAAAATGTCCGGTAAGCAAGCACGCAAGCGCGCCATCGAACTGTTGGAAAAAGTCGAGATCCCGGGCGCTGCCAGTCGTATGGAGGCCTACCCGCATCAATTGTCGGGGGGCATGAGCCAACGTGTGGCGATCGCAATGGCGATTGCCGGCGAGCCGAAACTGCTGATCGCCGATGAGCCGACCACTGCATTGGACGTGACCATCCAGGCGCAGATCATGGAACTGCTGCTGGCCTTGCAGAAAGAACAGAACATGGGCCTGGTGCTGATCACCCACGACCTGGCAGTCGTGGCAGAAACCGCCCAGCGCGTGTGCGTGATGTACGCCGGCCAGGCGGTGGAAGTCGGCCAGGTGCCGGGGTTGTTCGACGTGCCGGCCCACCCGTACAGCGAAGCGTTGCTGGCCGCGATCCCGGAACACAGCATGGGCGCAGCCCGTCTGTCGACCTTGCCGGGCATCGTCCCCGGTCGTTATGACCGCCCGCAAGGCTGTCTGCTGTCGCCGCGCTGCCCTTACGTGCAGGACAGCTGCCGCCAGACCCGTCCGACCCTGGACCCGCAAGCCCACAGCCTTGTGCGCTGCTTCTACCCCTTGAACCAGGAGGTGGCGTAATGGCCGTCGTTCTTACCGCCCGCGACCTGACCCGTCACTACGAAGTCTCCCGTGGCCTGTTCAAGGGCCACGCCACCGTGCGCGCGCTCAATGGCGTGTCGTTCGAGCTGGAAGCTGGCAAGACCCTGGCGGTCGTGGGTGAATCCGGTTGTGGCAAATCCACCCTGGCCCGCGCACTGACGCTGATTGAAGAGCCTTCGTCCGGTTCCTTGAAAATCGCCGGCCAGGAAGTCGCCGGTGCCGACAAGGCCCAGCGCAAGCAACTGCGCAAAGACGTGCAGATGGTGTTCCAGAGCCCCTATGCCTCGTTGAACCCACGGCAGAAAGTCGGTGATCAGTTGGGTGAACCGCTGCTGATCAATACCAACCTGTCCGCCGCCGAGCGCCGTGAAAAGGTCCAGGCGATGATGAAACAAGTGGGCCTGCGCCCTGAGCATTATCAGCGCTACCCGCATATGTTCTCCGGAGGCCAGCGCCAACGGATCGCCCTGGCCCGGGCGATGATGCTGCAACCCAAGGTGCTGGTGGCGGATGAACCGACCTCGGCCCTCGACGTGTCGATCCAGGCCCAGGTACTCAACCTGTTCATGGACCTGCAACAGCAGTACAACACGGCGTATGTGTTCATCTCCCACAACCTGGCGGTGGTGCAACACGTGGCGGATGACGTGATGGTGATGTACCTCGGCCGCCCGGTGGAAGTGGGCCCCAAGGAAGACATCTACGCACGGCCCCTGCACCCGTACACCCAGGCATTGTTGTCGGCCACCCCAACCATCCACCCGGACCCGAACAAGCCGAAAATCAAGATCGTCGGCGAACTGCCCAACCCGCTGAACCCGCCACCCGGCTGCGCCTTCCACAAGCGCTGCCCGTATGCGACCGAGCGATGCAGCAGCGAAGAACCCCTGCTGCGTGAACTGGACAACCGCCAGGTGGCTTGCCATCACGCGGAGCAGTTCGTCGCCTGAACCCTGTGGGAGGTGAATCGCGAGGATACAGAGTTGTACGGCCCCTCCCGCCAGATTGCGCATCAGTCTGGCGGGAGGGGCTTTTTTTGGCTACGGCCTAGGTCTGGCTATCACCCTCATCGTCCGGCTCATCGCTGTCCGGCTCGTCGGTACTTGAGTCATCGTCGTCCGCGCTGCCACCCTGGCCCTTATCGCCGGGCTCCGCCTCGGATTTGGCCAGCTGTAGATCCAGGCTATGCACTGCGGTCAGTGCCGCACCACTGTGCACCGGGTTATGCGCCCAGGCCGACGACACCCCCAGCGACAACAGCACCAGCACTTTTATCAACAGTACGACTCGTTGAAAGATCTTCATGGTTGATTCCGTCCAGTCAGTAGGTAAATCCCACGCGACAGCCGTTACCGCCGC from Pseudomonas fluorescens encodes the following:
- a CDS encoding ABC transporter permease subunit — protein: MTTPTPVSAVDQSLLYPSPYKEFWQAFSKNKGAVAGLLFMLLIVFCAIFAPWVAPHNPSEQYRDFLLTPPSWLEGGQMQFLLGTDELGRDLLSRLIQGSRLSLLIGLSSVVMSLIPGILLGLFAGFFPRLLGPTIMRLMDIMLALPSLLLAVAIVAILGPGLINTVIAIAIVSLPSYVRLTRAAVMGELNRDYVTAARLAGAGLPRLMFVTVLPNCMAPLIVQATLSFSSAILDAAALGFLGLGVQPPTPEWGTMLASARDYIERAWWVVSLPGLTILLSVLAINLMGDGLRDALDPKLKNAA
- a CDS encoding ABC transporter ATP-binding protein, which translates into the protein MSLLEIKNLNVRFGDKTAVPVVDGLDLSVDKGEVLAIVGESGSGKSVTMMALMGLIEHPGIVTADALNFDGKDMLKLSNRQRRQIVGKDLAMVFQDPMTALNPSYTVGFQIEEVLRLHLKMSGKQARKRAIELLEKVEIPGAASRMEAYPHQLSGGMSQRVAIAMAIAGEPKLLIADEPTTALDVTIQAQIMELLLALQKEQNMGLVLITHDLAVVAETAQRVCVMYAGQAVEVGQVPGLFDVPAHPYSEALLAAIPEHSMGAARLSTLPGIVPGRYDRPQGCLLSPRCPYVQDSCRQTRPTLDPQAHSLVRCFYPLNQEVA
- a CDS encoding peptide ABC transporter ATP-binding protein, which gives rise to MAVVLTARDLTRHYEVSRGLFKGHATVRALNGVSFELEAGKTLAVVGESGCGKSTLARALTLIEEPSSGSLKIAGQEVAGADKAQRKQLRKDVQMVFQSPYASLNPRQKVGDQLGEPLLINTNLSAAERREKVQAMMKQVGLRPEHYQRYPHMFSGGQRQRIALARAMMLQPKVLVADEPTSALDVSIQAQVLNLFMDLQQQYNTAYVFISHNLAVVQHVADDVMVMYLGRPVEVGPKEDIYARPLHPYTQALLSATPTIHPDPNKPKIKIVGELPNPLNPPPGCAFHKRCPYATERCSSEEPLLRELDNRQVACHHAEQFVA